The Candidatus Nanohalovita haloferacivicina genome has a window encoding:
- a CDS encoding cupin domain-containing protein: protein MGRIEKPWGYEEHILSTQVDVGDRVGMLGIRRLVIDADEMTSYSYHEDQSDIIYLEEGNAQIRKEGGIQKLEKGNATVIRSNEKHQIQNIDTQVAKILEISFPYRPEDLHRVEDPYEEARDNEEDQEK from the coding sequence ATGGGAAGAATCGAGAAGCCCTGGGGATACGAAGAACACATTCTAAGCACCCAGGTAGACGTTGGAGACCGCGTAGGAATGCTAGGTATCAGAAGACTTGTAATCGATGCCGACGAAATGACTTCTTACTCCTACCACGAAGACCAATCCGACATAATCTATCTTGAAGAAGGAAACGCCCAGATCAGAAAAGAAGGCGGAATCCAGAAACTGGAGAAAGGTAACGCAACAGTCATCAGATCCAACGAAAAACACCAGATCCAGAACATTGACACACAGGTAGCCAAAATACTGGAAATCTCATTCCCATACAGGCCGGAAGACCTACACAGAGTAGAGGACCCTTACGAAGAAGCAAGAGACAACGAAGAAGACCAAGAAAAATAG
- a CDS encoding nucleoside triphosphate pyrophosphohydrolase family protein, translating into MEFDTYQEGTEKTAIYPEDQKISYLALGLNGEAGEVAEKVKKSIRDDKELGEETRDELGDVLWYLTRLADELGYDLSDIADRNLDKLLDRKERDKLHGSGDNR; encoded by the coding sequence ATGGAGTTTGACACCTACCAGGAAGGTACGGAGAAGACTGCTATCTACCCTGAAGATCAGAAAATAAGCTATCTGGCATTAGGCCTTAACGGTGAGGCCGGCGAAGTAGCTGAAAAAGTAAAGAAATCGATCAGAGATGACAAAGAGCTTGGAGAGGAAACCAGAGATGAGCTTGGAGATGTCCTCTGGTATTTAACGCGTCTTGCAGATGAATTAGGTTATGACCTCTCCGATATCGCTGATAGAAATCTAGATAAGCTGCTGGACAGGAAAGAACGCGACAAACTACACGGAAGTGGCGACAACAGGTAA
- a CDS encoding methionyl-tRNA formyltransferase, whose translation MEAVFLGINDAGEQIYNWLNQQEDVEVKALLTEKDQLGLIKELEPEIVISAGFEHKVPEEIIEIPEKGVVNVHPSLLPYNRGSYPYMWPLLDGTPAGVSIHYMAEGIDEGPIIDQMEVPVKPEDTAKDLYERLKSESVLLFKEAWPEIKKGVKGRSQDLSTGQTHYRNELDDVAEIDLDEKVRAGDLIDRLRALSFPPHENGFFEVNGQKYFVEIDITPETELQNSEDL comes from the coding sequence ATGGAAGCAGTATTTCTGGGAATCAACGATGCTGGAGAACAGATCTACAACTGGCTGAACCAGCAAGAAGATGTAGAAGTAAAGGCCTTACTTACAGAAAAAGATCAGCTAGGCCTTATCAAAGAGCTTGAACCCGAAATCGTTATTTCTGCAGGATTCGAGCACAAGGTGCCGGAAGAGATAATCGAGATACCGGAGAAAGGAGTAGTCAACGTACATCCATCGCTCCTGCCTTACAACCGTGGCTCATATCCTTATATGTGGCCTCTACTTGATGGAACCCCTGCAGGAGTATCAATACACTACATGGCGGAAGGAATAGATGAAGGTCCGATCATCGACCAGATGGAGGTTCCTGTCAAACCAGAGGATACTGCAAAAGATCTTTATGAGCGATTGAAGTCCGAATCAGTTCTGCTGTTCAAAGAGGCCTGGCCTGAGATCAAGAAGGGAGTAAAAGGCCGCAGTCAGGATCTCTCCACAGGCCAGACTCATTACAGGAATGAACTGGATGATGTTGCTGAGATCGATCTGGATGAGAAGGTGCGGGCCGGCGACCTGATTGACAGGCTGAGAGCTCTGAGCTTTCCTCCTCATGAGAACGGATTCTTTGAGGTCAACGGCCAGAAGTACTTTGTAGAGATAGATATAACGCCTGAGACAGAACTGCAAAATAGTGAAGACCTTTAG
- a CDS encoding SDR family NAD(P)-dependent oxidoreductase, whose translation MEKALVTGGAGFIGSNIAEKLVEEGVEVVVLDSLYLGEESNLEEIKDEVEFVEGSVLDMETVREAIEGCDTVFHQAARSSSPMHKDDAAEGARVNIEGFINTIEAAKEEENMEKVVYASTSSMYGSVEPPHEEDNGEYPTNLYTASKMSRELYAKVYSQQTDMHFTGLRYFSVFGPHEKGKGKYANVVTQFLWKMMDGEQPVIWGDGTQSRDFTYVKDIARANYLAAERKEETDGEYYNIGTGRDIDFNSLVEKLNQALGTEIEPEHIEHPRDNPVMTTKADYSRAKRDLGYEPKHSFEEGLEKTVEYYRNHL comes from the coding sequence ATGGAAAAAGCACTAGTGACTGGAGGAGCAGGTTTTATCGGCTCCAACATTGCGGAAAAACTGGTGGAGGAAGGAGTTGAAGTGGTAGTGCTTGACTCTCTCTACCTTGGAGAAGAATCAAATCTTGAAGAAATCAAAGACGAAGTAGAGTTTGTAGAAGGATCAGTACTCGATATGGAAACTGTAAGAGAGGCCATTGAAGGCTGTGACACTGTATTCCATCAGGCTGCGCGATCTTCAAGCCCGATGCACAAAGATGACGCGGCAGAAGGCGCAAGAGTAAATATTGAAGGATTCATCAATACAATCGAGGCCGCCAAGGAAGAGGAAAATATGGAGAAGGTAGTTTACGCATCAACCTCGTCTATGTACGGAAGCGTAGAACCTCCACATGAGGAAGACAATGGGGAATACCCAACCAATCTCTACACGGCCTCAAAAATGAGCAGAGAGCTTTACGCCAAAGTCTACTCTCAGCAGACAGACATGCATTTCACAGGCCTCAGATACTTCTCGGTATTCGGCCCTCACGAAAAAGGAAAAGGAAAGTACGCCAACGTGGTCACCCAGTTCCTCTGGAAGATGATGGACGGAGAACAACCTGTCATATGGGGCGACGGAACCCAGAGCAGAGACTTTACATACGTCAAGGACATTGCAAGAGCCAACTATCTGGCTGCAGAGAGAAAGGAAGAGACCGACGGCGAGTACTACAATATTGGAACAGGAAGAGACATCGACTTCAACTCTCTGGTTGAGAAACTGAACCAGGCCCTCGGCACAGAGATAGAACCAGAACACATCGAACATCCGAGAGACAATCCTGTCATGACTACAAAGGCCGACTACAGCCGAGCAAAGAGAGATCTAGGCTACGAACCTAAGCACTCCTTTGAGGAAGGCCTTGAGAAAACTGTAGAGTACTACAGGAATCATCTATAA
- a CDS encoding type II toxin-antitoxin system VapC family toxin, with protein sequence MYVETDFILALLKEDDWLSDKAEQIYRENRKDLWTSEYTLLELMLVAYREDRNVLKTVSETIELLEVRGDSKDIESAAAYVQQEEMTPFDALHLVKSDGEKIVSSDKEYDKYTERRKLEE encoded by the coding sequence ATGTATGTTGAAACAGATTTTATTCTCGCACTTCTAAAGGAAGATGACTGGCTTTCGGATAAAGCAGAGCAGATATACAGGGAGAACAGGAAAGATCTGTGGACATCAGAATATACTCTGCTTGAACTGATGCTTGTGGCTTATAGAGAAGATAGAAATGTCCTGAAGACTGTATCCGAGACAATTGAACTTCTGGAAGTTAGAGGAGACAGTAAAGACATTGAGTCTGCTGCAGCCTACGTACAGCAGGAAGAAATGACGCCTTTCGATGCTCTTCACCTTGTAAAATCCGATGGAGAGAAGATCGTCTCCAGCGATAAAGAATACGACAAATATACAGAACGTAGAAAACTCGAGGAGTAA
- a CDS encoding NAD-dependent epimerase/dehydratase family protein — MKIGITGGAGFIGSTLAEELKDEHEVLVIDNFSSGREENVPEGVEVLEFDIKDEGLEEFLEDVDTVFHFAANPKVNTFPDDREKDFDENFVGTKNVLDACVNADIDDVIFASSSVVYGEEAEIPTPEDHRLDPISMYGATKAGDEHMVQVYGQTFGIDTTIVRLANIIGGKNPKGVIYDFVHKLDENPEELTILGNGKQRKSYIYIEDTVNGILKAWESDKSVFNIGSEDSIDVDSIAEIVADEMGLDPEFSYTGGDRGWTGDVPEMRLSIEKLKSEGWRPSRNSAESVRKTAREVIENL, encoded by the coding sequence ATGAAGATTGGGATTACCGGTGGCGCAGGATTCATAGGATCAACCCTTGCAGAAGAACTAAAGGACGAACACGAAGTTCTTGTGATAGATAACTTTTCTTCAGGCCGTGAGGAGAACGTGCCGGAAGGAGTAGAGGTTCTCGAGTTTGATATCAAGGATGAAGGCCTTGAAGAGTTTCTGGAGGATGTTGATACTGTTTTTCACTTTGCCGCCAATCCCAAGGTAAATACGTTCCCTGACGATAGAGAGAAGGATTTTGATGAGAACTTTGTCGGCACCAAGAATGTTTTAGATGCCTGTGTCAATGCAGATATCGATGATGTTATTTTTGCGTCTTCCTCAGTGGTTTACGGCGAGGAGGCCGAGATTCCGACTCCTGAAGATCACAGGCTTGATCCTATTTCTATGTACGGCGCTACAAAGGCCGGTGACGAACACATGGTGCAGGTCTACGGCCAGACATTCGGTATAGATACCACTATCGTCCGACTCGCGAACATTATCGGAGGGAAGAATCCTAAAGGAGTTATCTACGACTTTGTCCACAAGCTGGATGAGAATCCTGAGGAGTTGACTATTCTCGGGAACGGTAAACAGAGAAAGTCCTACATCTATATTGAGGATACTGTGAACGGTATCCTAAAGGCCTGGGAGTCTGATAAATCAGTTTTCAATATTGGTTCTGAAGATTCTATTGATGTCGATAGTATTGCGGAGATTGTCGCTGACGAGATGGGTCTTGATCCAGAGTTTTCGTATACCGGCGGCGATCGCGGCTGGACTGGCGATGTTCCGGAGATGAGGTTGAGTATTGAGAAGTTGAAGTCTGAGGGCTGGAGGCCTTCGAGAAATTCCGCTGAATCAGTAAGGAAGACTGCTCGAGAGGTAATTGAAAACCTCTAA
- a CDS encoding sugar phosphate nucleotidyltransferase, protein MGKKRISLTLDENLVEKIDAEAESRDINRSQTVEKITKEYFKGKGLNTAVILCGDPENKTLNLYEGKPVLGHILDNLSTQGISRVILLAGQNREEIEEQFGSSYETMTLEYIEDQSEGTAAALSKAEKKVNETFVALNGHVVADVDLEDMLRVHREEDSNATMALTTETSPSNYGVARLKGRKILGFEEKPEAGEEPSQLINAGTYILESNIFEYLEAESLEKAFENLADEGLLSGYIYGGKWKDIDR, encoded by the coding sequence ATGGGCAAAAAGAGGATTTCCCTCACTCTCGATGAAAATTTAGTCGAAAAAATCGATGCAGAGGCCGAAAGCCGCGATATAAATAGGTCGCAGACTGTAGAAAAGATTACAAAGGAATACTTCAAAGGTAAAGGCCTCAATACAGCAGTAATTCTCTGTGGGGATCCGGAAAACAAAACACTCAATCTTTACGAGGGAAAACCGGTTCTAGGCCACATACTCGACAACCTCTCCACGCAAGGAATCTCAAGAGTAATACTCCTTGCAGGCCAGAACAGGGAAGAGATAGAGGAGCAGTTTGGCTCAAGCTATGAAACCATGACTCTCGAATATATAGAGGATCAGTCAGAGGGTACGGCCGCAGCACTGTCAAAGGCCGAGAAAAAGGTCAACGAAACCTTCGTCGCTCTAAACGGCCACGTCGTGGCAGATGTCGACCTCGAAGACATGCTGAGAGTTCACAGAGAGGAGGACTCCAATGCTACAATGGCTCTCACAACAGAGACATCTCCCTCCAATTACGGAGTGGCCAGGCTGAAAGGAAGAAAAATCCTGGGATTCGAGGAAAAGCCGGAGGCCGGAGAGGAACCATCACAGCTGATCAATGCGGGAACATACATTCTGGAAAGCAATATATTCGAGTATCTGGAGGCAGAATCTCTGGAAAAGGCCTTTGAGAACCTTGCGGATGAAGGCCTTCTATCAGGATATATCTACGGTGGGAAGTGGAAGGATATCGATCGATAG
- a CDS encoding NUDIX hydrolase, whose translation MKCIECSSEEIEVVDEQGREKYVCENGHKNTRIIKNKGLVHREEDGEIIHESVGAVIKAEGEYLLLKRRKYPYKHSIPAGHLEEGEDPDKAAMREVWEETGLELDEENAELVFEGEIDDKCRRGADIHGWHLYFVELEDQDVELEPNDEAEYLEWLSYSEIEQKEVTDPVKEFLIKRDIVEK comes from the coding sequence ATGAAATGCATAGAATGTAGCTCTGAGGAAATCGAAGTAGTTGACGAACAAGGAAGAGAGAAGTACGTTTGTGAAAACGGCCACAAAAACACTAGAATAATCAAAAACAAAGGCCTTGTCCACAGAGAGGAGGATGGAGAGATTATCCATGAAAGCGTTGGCGCAGTAATCAAGGCCGAAGGAGAATACCTTCTGCTCAAGAGAAGAAAATACCCTTACAAACACAGCATCCCAGCAGGCCATCTAGAAGAAGGAGAAGACCCTGATAAGGCCGCTATGAGAGAGGTATGGGAGGAAACAGGCCTTGAGCTCGATGAAGAAAATGCCGAGCTGGTTTTTGAAGGAGAAATAGATGATAAATGCCGTAGAGGTGCTGATATTCATGGATGGCATCTTTACTTTGTTGAACTGGAGGATCAGGATGTGGAGCTTGAGCCCAACGATGAGGCGGAGTATCTGGAATGGCTATCTTACAGTGAGATAGAGCAGAAGGAGGTTACGGATCCGGTAAAAGAGTTTTTAATCAAACGAGATATAGTGGAGAAATAG
- a CDS encoding phosphoadenosine phosphosulfate reductase family protein — protein MPEAPVTRDEIENAPLKAKIRAGEEVVKRALEEYDPSNTVIGFTGGKDSTVTAWLVKRVCEEHDIEKPRFMFVDHGQHFDELEEYVERLAENWGFEVMVARNDDLIDQADEPGDYVPVAELNDRNQEEAKRIDEELEEVQWLMDTESGNHLLKTVPMNELLEEEGIEAVINGVRWDEHESRGDEDFYSPRDNPEHMRVHPILQLTERDIWDASWFHMVPDITGVEISEYPEEEADLPEGLSQDDVPISPKYWAGFRSLGSEISTDKSDEIPAWLQDVENTKERAGRAQNKDEKEIMNKLRDLGYM, from the coding sequence ATGCCAGAAGCACCGGTAACACGAGACGAAATTGAGAACGCACCACTAAAAGCTAAAATCAGAGCAGGAGAAGAAGTCGTCAAGCGAGCACTGGAAGAGTACGATCCTTCCAATACTGTAATCGGTTTCACAGGAGGAAAGGACTCCACAGTAACCGCATGGCTTGTCAAGAGAGTCTGCGAGGAACACGACATTGAGAAACCAAGATTCATGTTCGTGGACCACGGCCAGCACTTTGACGAACTTGAAGAGTACGTTGAAAGACTAGCTGAAAACTGGGGATTCGAAGTCATGGTCGCAAGAAACGACGATCTAATCGACCAGGCCGACGAACCAGGAGACTATGTGCCTGTCGCAGAGCTCAACGACCGCAACCAGGAAGAGGCCAAGAGAATCGACGAAGAACTTGAAGAGGTTCAGTGGCTTATGGACACGGAATCCGGAAACCACCTTCTCAAGACTGTTCCTATGAACGAACTACTGGAGGAAGAAGGAATCGAGGCCGTAATTAATGGAGTCCGGTGGGATGAACACGAATCCCGAGGCGACGAAGACTTCTACTCTCCAAGAGACAACCCGGAACACATGAGAGTACACCCGATCCTACAGCTTACAGAAAGAGACATCTGGGACGCATCATGGTTCCACATGGTACCAGACATCACAGGAGTAGAGATCTCCGAGTATCCTGAAGAAGAAGCTGATCTGCCGGAAGGCCTTTCACAGGACGACGTACCTATCAGTCCAAAGTACTGGGCAGGATTCAGAAGCCTAGGATCAGAGATTTCAACAGACAAGTCCGACGAAATTCCTGCATGGCTGCAGGATGTAGAGAACACAAAGGAAAGAGCAGGTAGGGCCCAGAACAAAGATGAAAAAGAGATCATGAACAAGCTACGAGATCTTGGCTACATGTGA
- a CDS encoding AbrB/MazE/SpoVT family DNA-binding domain-containing protein, with the protein MVTTADNGRVYIPKDLREKFGEKFHIVERDDGIVLVPVSDNPLETLREEFEGVDKSADELKEGALKQGMEEAGN; encoded by the coding sequence ATGGTAACGACTGCTGATAATGGCCGTGTCTATATTCCGAAGGATCTTCGTGAGAAGTTCGGGGAGAAGTTCCATATCGTCGAGAGAGATGATGGTATTGTGCTGGTTCCTGTATCGGATAATCCTCTGGAGACGCTTAGAGAGGAGTTTGAGGGTGTGGACAAGTCTGCAGATGAGCTGAAAGAGGGAGCGCTGAAACAGGGTATGGAAGAGGCAGGTAACTGA